The DNA segment GCAATGCTGTCCTGCGTGCCAGGACACTCGTTCCCCTCTGTCACTGTGATCAGGCCAGAAGGTCAACTGCTGCCATCTAAAGAGGAGAATCCCTCAGGCTACATGGAGACCGGACCTGAGATTGTATAGAAACTGTAAAGGAGAGGTCAGCTGATGAGGCTTTAAAAATGATCACGTGTAATGACAAAACCTGGCTCCCAGAAGTGTCCACATACCTGGCTGGCCTATCTTTTATGAAATAATGAGGCCACTGATTTGATTCTGGTCTAATGCTGAAATAAAACATACTGCCATTTCAGGTTATAAAATGCACTTCCTGACAACAGTGCAACAAAGGCTtactgtgtttgtttttcttctctggtaGAGGAGGTGGTTTTTCTGGGTCACCGGTTGACTCAGGAGCAGTAAAATCACCCACAAATTCGACAGGGGctgaggaacctccatgctgAAAGGGCAGAATAGCAGCAAAGGGCGCGTAGGGGACGGATGGGATCGGGGCTGTGCTCTGCAGGTCCTCCCCAGAGATGTTGTCATACTGCGAGGGATGCCGCTCGTAGGACACCCTGCAGCCAGAGCCGTCCGCCGTCTGGGAGGCTGCGCTCCTGCGCTTCTTCTCGGGGAGAGCAGGTGGCGTATCTGTCTGCTGCCCTGGGGCCAGAGGTCCGTCTGGCTGGGGATGGCCGCCAAGAGGCAGCTGGAAAGGAGGGCCAAGAAATGGAGACCCAGACTCCCCCAAAGACTCTGGCAACGGGCTAAGGTTCCAGGCCGTCTGCTGAGGTATCTGGTCTGCGTTAGAGAGGTCTTGCTGGAGGAATTCATAGTCGGGATCATAGTGGTCTGCAGTTACAACAGGGGAAAAAGAGACCCGTTAGCCACAGGCCCTGCAGGAGCAGCCAGCTCCCCCCGCCCGCCTCTCGCCGGCTCGCTCATGGGTGTGTGACAAAGACCTGTCTCCAGGGCTTATTTTATATTCACATGTTATATTCTTCATTCTTCTCCCTGATTATAAAAGCAAACCAGATGGGAATATGGCTGTTtgctatacttttattttttacatttcttatttaaaaaaaaaatacacaaccaTTACGGAAACTGTGGCAAATtacatcaagaaaataaaaatcacccacaGTACCATAATCTAACTGTActttctatttacattttgaagTATTTCCTTAAATGACTTTTTTGCCTATACAATTCCTTTTTGAAAAAGCCTAACTGAGGGccacgcggtggctcacgcctgtaatcccagcactctgtgaggccgaggcgggccgatcagttgaggccaggagttcaataccagcctggccaatgtggcaaaaccccgtctctactaaaaatacaaaaattggctgggcacgctggcccactttgggaggctgaggtgggcagatcacctagagttcaagaccagcctggtcaacatggtgaaatcccgtctctactaaaaagacaaaaaaattagccgggcgtggtggcacacacctgtaatcccagctgcttgggaggctgaggcaggagaatcacttgaacccgggaggcggaggttgcagtgagcccagatcatgtcactacactccagcctgggtgacagagtgaggctctgtctcaaaaaaaaaaaaaaaaaaaaaaaaaaaagaaacaattgagAATACTATGTAAATGGTCCTGTACTTTTTCTAGTTATCAATATGAGTGATTTTTAATAGCTACAGATTATTCCAGCAAATGAATGTACCATAATTCATCTGATTTCCTACCAATGAAAATCTTGCTATTAATCACTGATTATGCTCCTAGGATACATTCTCAGAAGTGAAAATATCTAGTTCACAGGATACGAACAGCTTCCTGCTCTCTAAGCCCCCTGCCCAGCAGACTCGGAGGGGCCCGCACAGTACACATTCAGCACTGACTAACGAGAAGGCCGGCTCGCGCGGCTCCCTCCCCTTCAGCCTCTGTCAAGTGTTGTCAGGACCCCCACCCCTTTGTTTAAAGCTCTCAACACAAATGGCTCTTAATTTTGGTAAAGAGAGTCAAATTACTCACTGACAGATGAACTAACAGTCACCGCTTGAATATCTAGGCTGTGGTTTTACAttgtgatttcatttacatgCTCAACTTCCTTGGGAGGCAGATACTGTTATccatattttgcagatgaggaagctgaggctcagattTTAAACAAGTCAGCCAAAGCCACGTAGTCAATGATTGCATGACCTGGGACTCCCACCCAGGACTGTAATGGCCCCAGAGAAGCCACCGAGACACGATGGAACAGGAGGATGGTGGCGGCTCACCTAGTGTTTCACAGCTTGTGTTCCGGGAGCACTGCCCACTGTCCCTGTCCAGAGAGGACAGCTGCTCGTCTGACTTGCTGAGCTTGCCTATGCTGCTGCAGGGGGAGAGGCGGGGCGACTCTCCACCATATGAGTGGCTGCCTCCTGACAGTCGCCTCTGTGCGTAACAGTCAACATCAAAATCCtcaagtggaaaaagaaaaacaaagccaaatcACTTCTGAGAAACGGTGGCACAGACCAGGGGTGAGGCAACCGGTGCATTTACTTAGAGAAGGAAATACTGCCAGGCGAACTCAGAAACCACCTCTGACGTCAGTAGTCGAAGGACACATACAGCTGAGAAGCAGCCATCTGGAGTTTGTGGGGGGTGTGGCCAGGGAGGGCCCTGGGGCTGGACTCACCTATCCCCAGGAGACGCCCTTTGGCTCTGCCCTCCCTGCCCTGACCCTTATCCCCATATGGGAACTTGGACCGTGTCCTGGAGAGAGAGGGATGGGTACAAGGTCTCGCACTCCTCGATGTGACAAACACCAGCGCCTGAAGACCATGGGTTTCTTTCAGCTTCAGGAGCCACATCCctgagccccccaccccctccctgccttcccatGCAGGGAACAGGGGCTGCATTACCTGCCTATTGATTCCAACAGGCAAACTGGAGCCACTGGTGGCTCGGCTCATGGGGGCCACCACAGCCACTCGGGTAGGGGACGGCGCCGACTGTCTTTTCTTGGGTGGCAATGCTGGTGGAGGACTGAAACAGACCGAAACGTCCAGGCAGACCAAACCACACTCACCAAAGCTCTTCAGCGTGATATTGGGGTACAGGATGTGGGGTTCTTTCATTACTAGACTCTCCACACCCAATGTTCACACTTCAACTCCTGCCTACTCCCCTCCGCCAAAATAAAACCTGTAAAtaccaaatgaacaaaaaagaacaaccctttctttttctttcataataaatCATACCATGTCTCCCTGGGCTGAGGGCACAAGGAGGCCTTCAGGAGAGCTCAGGGTGGCCAGCGAGGGCCGGCGGGGTGGGGACAGCTCCAGAGTCAGCCTCCCAAGGGGGGCCAAGCCCTCAGCGCTGAGGGGAAAGGGCCCGAGCCctgtcttcctccctttctttctcattctgcCATGGGAGGCACTGGACAAATAGGAAGGTAATTACCTATTATCAACCACCCGAATGCCAGGCAGAGGAGGCTTGGGGGGCGCGACCTCTTCATCCGTGGCATCTGGGAGGAGCTCAGTTGACTGTGACATCCCAGTCGTCTTGTTTAGGATCTCTACCTCGCGGTCTGTCAGGGGGAGCTCTGCTGGGCTGGAGAATTGGGAAGAACTTGGGGTTACAGAAGGTCAAAGGCGGGACAGAGCACACACAGGCCCTGAGAGGGTGAGGACGTGACCAGGAAGAACACAGTGGGTGAGGTGGGGCTGAAGAGCAGGCTCCCTGGATATAGAACCCTGGGGTTCTGGTTTGGTTGCTAATGAGCTACTGGAGCTTGGCTGTGCCCCCAACTTtgcacctcaatttcctcatctgaaaatgatCTAAGGGTTCTCTAAAATgctccaggccgggcgcagtggctcacacctataatcccagcactttgggaggtcaaggcgggcagatcacttgaggttaggagtttgagaccagcttggccaagatggtgaaaccctgtctctactaaaaatacaaaaattagctgggcatggtggcgtgcacctgtagtcccaactacttgaaaggctgaggcaagagaattgctctAATCTGAGAGgaggaggctgcaatgagcccagatcgcaccactgcactccagcctgagccacagagactctgtctcaaaaacaaaaaaaaaagctccaaatttatgttttatatttttaccagGAGCTTGGAGTAGAGATGAATATAAACCTTTACAACCATCCATGTCATCCTCAGTTTACTCTTGATCAAACAAGAGTGCTCTCAAGTCAAAGCACCCAAACCCAAGCCTTTAAAAGTTCTTTGTCATTATGAAACGAAGCTGCCCAGGAAAAGCACTGGTATGTGTCACTGGATGCGCTCACAGAAGATCCTTGGAAACAGTCATGCTGAAGGGTAAACTTGAGACAGGGCAATACTTCAAGCCTGTGTGAAATATACACACACTGCTAACCACTGAAAAAGGAATATGGGCCTCCAGCAGCCCACCCTCATGCTGCCCACCCCACCGGGCCCTATCCTTGTCAAGTGCAGACTTTGCCACTGAGCGTGACACCCGCGACACGAGGGTTAGTCAGCACCTACCCATCAGGCTTGCTGGCAGGGGAACTGGGCTTCACGGGGCTCGTCGGAGACGGACGTCCCTGCTTCTCGATGGTGAGCCTGACCAGCTCCTACCCCCACAAGAAAAAGGCAATGAGCAAAGCTCCCGTCACCACTGAGTTTCCACCAGAAGGCAGGCAGGTGCTGTCTGTCCTCTGCTGCTGAGTCTCATTTCTGTGCCTACAGATTCCCCACGCACCATAAACGCAAGTATCACTTGCCTTAGGTAATCTGCATGACTTCCCAAATGTCCCCTGCCCTCCAAAAATACCTTCATGGCATGTCAAGTTTCAAATGCGTAAAGGCACTTCCTCTTGGAAGGGGAAATGGCAAaccccagcctctcaaaatgATTGTTTATCACACAAATTAAAATACTCATCAGAACAGGTTCCCAGTCAGTTTGTTGGGGAATAACTCTGTTCCTAGTTCTCTAAAGCCATTAGATCATATGCACGATGATGGCATGGGTGG comes from the Homo sapiens chromosome 9, GRCh38.p14 Primary Assembly genome and includes:
- the RAPGEF1 gene encoding rap guanine nucleotide exchange factor 1 isoform X22, producing the protein MSGGLGLRRSPEMSGKIEKADSQRSHLSSFTMKLMDKFHSPKIKRTPSKKGKPAEVSVKIPEKPVNKEATDRFLPEGYPLPLDLEQQAVEFMSTSAVASRSQRQKNLSWLEEKEKEVVSALRYFKTIVDKMAIDKKVLEMLPGSASKVLEAILPLVQNDPRIQHSSALSSCYSRVYQSLANLIRWSDQVMLEGVNSEDKEMVTTVKGVIKAVLDGVKELVRLTIEKQGRPSPTSPVKPSSPASKPDGPAELPLTDREVEILNKTTGMSQSTELLPDATDEEVAPPKPPLPGIRVVDNSPPPALPPKKRQSAPSPTRVAVVAPMSRATSGSSLPVGINRQDFDVDCYAQRRLSGGSHSYGGESPRLSPCSSIGKLSKSDEQLSSLDRDSGQCSRNTSCETLDHYDPDYEFLQQDLSNADQIPQQTAWNLSPLPESLGESGSPFLGPPFQLPLGGHPQPDGPLAPGQQTDTPPALPEKKRRSAASQTADGSGCRVSYERHPSQYDNISGEDLQSTAPIPSVPYAPFAAILPFQHGGSSAPVEFVGDFTAPESTGDPEKPPPLPEKKNKHMLAYMQLLEDYSEPQPSMFYQTPQNEHIYQQKNKLLMEVYGFSDSFSGVDSVQELAPPPALPPKQRQLTSQKGGTQSKHRTWSVHSHLWT
- the RAPGEF1 gene encoding rap guanine nucleotide exchange factor 1 isoform X20 gives rise to the protein MPISFLGFRPSLTTLEQNKRTGGVVPDSQRSHLSSFTMKLMDKFHSPKIKRTPSKKGKPAEVSVKIPEKPVNKESRFPLFQEATDRFLPEGYPLPLDLEQQAVEFMSTSAVASRSQRQKNLSWLEEKEKEVVSALRYFKTIVDKMAIDKKVLEMLPGSASKVLEAILPLVQNDPRIQHSSALSSCYSRVYQSLANLIRWSDQVMLEGVNSEDKEMVTTVKGVIKAVLDGVKELVRLTIEKQGRPSPTSPVKPSSPASKPDGPAELPLTDREVEILNKTTGMSQSTELLPDATDEEVAPPKPPLPGIRVVDNSPPPALPPKKRQSAPSPTRVAVVAPMSRATSGSSLPVGINRQDFDVDCYAQRRLSGGSHSYGGESPRLSPCSSIGKLSKSDEQLSSLDRDSGQCSRNTSCETLDHYDPDYEFLQQDLSNADQIPQQTAWNLSPLPESLGESGSPFLGPPFQLPLGGHPQPDGPLAPGQQTDTPPALPEKKRRSAASQTADGSGCRVSYERHPSQYDNISGEDLQSTAPIPSVPYAPFAAILPFQHGGSSAPVEFVGDFTAPESTGDPEKPPPLPEKKNKHMLAYMQLLEDYSEPQPSMFYQTPQNEHIYQQKNKLLMEVYGFSDSFSGVDSVQELAPPPALPPKQRQLTSQKGGTQSKHRTWSVHSHLWT
- the RAPGEF1 gene encoding rap guanine nucleotide exchange factor 1 isoform X21, producing MPISFLGFRPSLTTLEQNKRTGGVVPDSQRSHLSSFTMKLMDKFHSPKIKRTPSKKGKPAEVSVKIPEKPVNKEATDRFLPEGYPLPLDLEQQAVEFMSTSAVASRSQRQKNLSWLEEKEKEVVSALRYFKTIVDKMAIDKKVLEMLPGSASKVLEAILPLVQNDPRIQHSSALSSCYSRVYQSLANLIRWSDQVMLEGVNSEDKEMVTTVKGVIKAVLDGVKELVRLTIEKQGRPSPTSPVKPSSPASKPDGPAELPLTDREVEILNKTTGMSQSTELLPDATDEEVAPPKPPLPGIRVVDNSPPPALPPKKRQSAPSPTRVAVVAPMSRATSGSSLPVGINRQDFDVDCYAQRRLSGGSHSYGGESPRLSPCSSIGKLSKSDEQLSSLDRDSGQCSRNTSCETLDHYDPDYEFLQQDLSNADQIPQQTAWNLSPLPESLGESGSPFLGPPFQLPLGGHPQPDGPLAPGQQTDTPPALPEKKRRSAASQTADGSGCRVSYERHPSQYDNISGEDLQSTAPIPSVPYAPFAAILPFQHGGSSAPVEFVGDFTAPESTGDPEKPPPLPEKKNKHMLAYMQLLEDYSEPQPSMFYQTPQNEHIYQQKNKLLMEVYGFSDSFSGVDSVQELAPPPALPPKQRQLTSQKGGTQSKHRTWSVHSHLWT